A window of Cottoperca gobio chromosome 16, fCotGob3.1, whole genome shotgun sequence contains these coding sequences:
- the ctss2.1 gene encoding cathepsin S, ortholog2, tandem duplicate 1, with product MNPTRDLMLGSLLLVSLCVGAAAMFESRLDVHWELWKKTYERKYQNEVEDVHRRELWEKNLMLITMHNLEASMGLHTYELSMNHMGDMTQEEILQSYATLSPPTDIQRAPSAFVGTSGADVPDTVDWREKGCVTSVKMQGSCGSCWAFSAVGALEGQLAKTTGKLVDLSPQNLVDCSTKYGNHGCKGGFMHKAFQYVIDNQGIDSDASYPYKGQSQQCRYNPAYRAANCSKYSFLPQGDEGTMKEALATIGPISVAIDATRPRFAFYRSGVYDDKSCTQKVNHGVLAVGYGSLNGEDYWLVKNSWGSTFGDHGYIRMARNKKNQCGIALYGCYPIM from the exons ATGAATCCGACTCGAG accTGATGCTGGGGAGCCTGCTGCTCGTCTCCCTCTGTGTTGGAGCGGCGGCCATGTTTGAAAGCAGGCTGGACGTCCACTGGGAGCTGTGGAAGAAGACGTACGAGAGGAAGTACCAAAACGAG GTGGAGGACGTGCACCGCAGGGAATTGTGGGAGAAGAACCTGATGCTCATTACGATGCACAACCTGGAGGCCTCCATGGGGCTGCACACCTACGAGCTGAGCATGAACCACATGGGAGACATG ACACAAGAGGAGATCCTGCAGTCTTACGCCACGCTCAGTCCTCCCACTGACATCCAGAGGGCACCATCTGCCTTCGTGGGGACGTCCGGCGCTGACGTACCCGACACCGTGGACTGGAGAGAGAAGGGCTGTGTCACCAGCGTCAAGATGCAG GGTTCTTGTGGCTCCTGCTGGGCCTTCAGTGCTGTAGGGGCCTTGGAGGGCCAGTTAGCAAAGACAACGGGGAAGCTGGTGGACCTCAGCCCCCAGAACCTGGTGGACTGTTCAACCAAATATGGCAACCACGGCTGCAAGGGGGGCTTCATGCACAAAGCCTTCCAGTACGTCATCGACAACCAGGGCATCGACTCGGATGCTTCCTACCCCTACAAAGGACAG TCCCAACAGTGCCGATACAACCCTGCGTACCGCGCTGCTAACTGCTCCAAGTACAGCTTCCTGCCTCAGGGGGACGAGGGGACCATGAAGGAGGCGCTCGCCACCATTGGACCCATTTCAGTGGCGATTGACGCCACACGGCCAAGATTCGCCTTCTACAGGAGCG GAGTGTACGATGACAAGAGCTGCACCCAGAAGGTGAACCATGGAGTGTTAGCTGTGGGCTACGGCTCTCTGAACGGAGAAGACTACTGGCTGGTGAAGAACAG cTGGGGAAGTACATTTGGAGACCACGGCTACATCCGGATGGCACGCAACAAGAAGAACCAGTGTGGCATCGCCCTGTACGGCTGCTACCCCATCATGTAG
- the ctsk gene encoding cathepsin K produces the protein MLQCVCVLLLAASALSHLDQSSLDSQWEEWKITHRREYNGLDEEGIRRAIWEKNTLMIEAHNQEAALGIHSYELGMNQLGDMTSEEVSDKMTGLLVPMNRERSFSMVLDDRVYKIPKSLDYRKKGMVTPVKNQGSCGSCWAFSSAGALEGQLAKATGKLLDLSPQNLVDCVKQNDGCGGGYMTNAFKYVEENGGIDSEESYPYVGEDQPCRYNSSGMAAQIKGYKEVEEGKEQALAAALFKAGPVSVGIDATLGTFQFYQRGIYYDRNCNKDDINHAVLAVGFGVNGKGKKFWIVKNSWGETWGKQGYIMMARNRGNLCGIASLASYPIM, from the exons atgttgcagtgtgtgtgtgtgttgctgctggcAGCCTCAGCTCTGAGCCACCTGGATCAAAGCTCTCTGGACAGCCAGTGGGAAGAGTGGAAGattacacacaggagagaatACAACGGCCTG GATGAAGAGGGGATCCGCCGGGCCATTTGGGAGAAGAACACGCTGATGATTGAAGCCCACAACCAGGAGGCAGCTCTGGGGATCCACTCCTACGAGCTGGGCATGAACCAGCTGGGCGACATG ACGTCAGAGGAAGTGTCCGATAAGATGACCGGCCTGCTGGTCCCGATGAACCGCGAGCGCAGCTTCAGCATGGTGCTGGACGACAGGGTGTACAAGATTCCCAAATCTCTTGACTACCGCAAGAAGGGCATGGTGACTCCAGTGAAGAACCAG GGTTCCTGCGGCTCCTGTTGGGCCTTCAGCTCGGCCGGGGCCCTCGAGGGCCAGTTGGCCAAAGCGACTGGTAAGCTGCTGGACCTCAGTCCCCAGAACCTGGTGGACTGCGTCAAACAGAACGATGGCTGCGGTGGAGGATACATGACCAACGCCTTCAAGTACGTTGAGGAAAACGGAGGCATCGACTCTGAGGAGTCGTACCCGTACGTCGGAGAG gacCAGCCGTGCCGCTACAATTCATCAGGCATGGCGGCGCAGATCAAAGGCTACAAGGAGGTCGAAGAGGGCAAGGAGCAGGCGTTGGCAGCCGCTCTGTTTAAGGCCGGTCCGGTCTCTGTGGGCATCGACGCCACGCTGGGAACCTTCCAGTTCTACCAGAGAG GGATTTACTACGACCGCAACTGTAACAAAGACGACATCAATCACGCCGTGCTGGCAGTGGGCTTTGGCGTGAACGGCAAGGGGAAGAAATTCTGGATTGTGAAGAACAG CTGGGGCGAGACCTGGGGCAAGCAGGGCTACATCATGATGGCGCGTAACCGCGGCAACCTCTGCGGCATCGCCAGCCTCGCCAGCTACCCCATCATGTGA